Proteins co-encoded in one Elusimicrobiota bacterium genomic window:
- a CDS encoding CopD family protein, with product MAENLFQFTHLLAASIFIGTTIFVGFAMIPALRKTLNDRDRMAFLSALGPRSRILMWVSIALLFGTGLWRAWSLFGTPLMRTNYGSVLKIKIALAVLAAGLMALHDFILGPKMTAGDPGSPKYKSTRRWLIIASQVQLLVILGVLWAAIRLRLYIW from the coding sequence ATGGCCGAAAACCTGTTCCAATTCACCCATCTGCTGGCTGCTTCCATTTTCATCGGGACCACGATTTTCGTAGGGTTCGCCATGATCCCGGCTCTAAGGAAAACGCTCAACGACCGGGATCGGATGGCATTCTTGTCCGCTCTCGGGCCAAGATCGCGAATATTAATGTGGGTCAGCATCGCCCTTCTCTTTGGCACCGGCCTTTGGCGGGCCTGGTCCCTCTTCGGCACGCCGCTGATGCGCACGAATTACGGCTCGGTTTTAAAAATCAAAATCGCGCTGGCCGTCTTAGCCGCAGGGCTTATGGCGCTGCATGATTTTATCCTGGGCCCGAAAATGACCGCAGGCGATCCGGGCTCCCCTAAATACAAATCAACCCGGCGCTGGCTGATCATCGCCAGCCAGGTTCAGCTCCTCGTGATCCTGGGCGTTCTCTGGGCCGCCATCCGCCTGCGCCTGTATATCTGGTAA
- a CDS encoding YajQ family cyclic di-GMP-binding protein gives MAQDFSFDVVSRVNLQGVEDAVNMVMKEIANRFDFKGSISRIELNKKDNQLVIFAEDDNRLRTVQDMLATRLVKRGVPLKNFDYKNAEAAENSSVRQTVKIVQGLPSDKAKAVVQMVKGSGRKAIPSIQGEQVRVVSKSKDELQAIIVLLKSGDFGVDLQFENYR, from the coding sequence GTGGCTCAAGATTTCTCTTTCGACGTGGTCAGCCGCGTCAATCTTCAGGGCGTGGAAGATGCGGTGAATATGGTGATGAAAGAAATCGCCAACCGTTTTGATTTCAAGGGAAGCATATCCAGGATTGAGTTAAACAAGAAGGACAACCAGCTCGTCATTTTTGCCGAGGACGACAACCGTTTGCGCACGGTGCAGGATATGCTGGCCACCCGGCTCGTCAAACGCGGCGTTCCCCTTAAAAATTTCGACTATAAGAACGCGGAAGCGGCCGAGAATTCCTCCGTCAGGCAGACGGTTAAAATTGTTCAAGGCCTCCCGAGTGACAAAGCCAAGGCCGTCGTTCAAATGGTGAAAGGCTCGGGCCGTAAAGCCATCCCCTCTATCCAAGGGGAACAAGTGCGTGTTGTTTCTAAGTCGAAAGATGAGCTTCAGGCGATTATCGTGTTGTTGAAATCCGGAGACTTCGGCGTTGATTTGCAGTTCGAGAATTATCGCTGA
- a CDS encoding response regulator transcription factor, with amino-acid sequence MSAEPPRIVVIEDDPDVYELLDTILQQKQYNVKLARNGLDGLRLVKDFKPHLVVLDLMIPRMDGFKVLESIRSMDAEPKVKVLVLTALGQVAYVDKALALGADAYVTKPFEMHRFLGKVQALLANGQA; translated from the coding sequence ATGTCCGCAGAACCTCCCCGCATCGTGGTCATCGAAGACGATCCGGATGTCTACGAACTCCTGGACACGATCCTTCAACAAAAACAATACAACGTTAAGTTGGCCAGGAACGGCCTCGACGGCCTACGCCTGGTCAAAGACTTCAAGCCTCATCTGGTGGTCCTTGATCTGATGATCCCGCGCATGGACGGGTTTAAAGTATTGGAATCAATCCGTTCCATGGACGCCGAACCCAAAGTTAAAGTTCTGGTCTTGACCGCCCTCGGACAGGTAGCTTATGTTGATAAAGCGCTTGCGCTCGGCGCCGACGCTTATGTCACCAAACCGTTTGAAATGCACCGTTTTTTGGGCAAGGTTCAGGCCCTGCTGGCCAATGGGCAGGCTTAA
- a CDS encoding glycerate kinase — MRIVIALCAFKGSLSASEACQAARSGFAQRWPRAEILAQPISDGGDGLLESLLSRFPSAQRVKLTVTGPLGVPVETQYVLVKINEKKTVFIETAKICGLTLVPHTRRNPMMTTTYGVGETIRHAMGRRAKTIYVGLGGSATQDGGAGLAQALGAKLLDKHGKPIGLGCAWLGALDKIIAAKLDPRLKKIPVIALSDVTNVLLGPQGTAHVYAPQKGATPEQVGQIEANLSHFAKIIERDLDLKIVDIPGAGAAGGMGAGLAAFCRSKILPGTQALADTLSLKKLFASADMIVVGEGRLDEQTLLYGKAPSVLAAMGKAAGKKVCGIFGQIRQAQGDPSARLGLDAWQSLESLSGSPEAAIKNPAHWIAKAAEALANSMSPAAIGSRS, encoded by the coding sequence ATGCGTATTGTTATCGCCCTTTGCGCGTTTAAAGGAAGCCTCTCCGCGTCCGAGGCCTGCCAGGCCGCGCGTTCGGGATTCGCTCAACGCTGGCCGCGCGCTGAAATATTGGCCCAGCCCATCAGCGACGGCGGGGACGGCTTGCTGGAGAGCCTGCTGTCGCGATTTCCCTCGGCCCAACGCGTCAAACTCACGGTCACCGGTCCGCTCGGCGTTCCCGTCGAAACGCAATACGTGTTGGTCAAAATTAACGAGAAAAAAACTGTTTTTATCGAAACGGCAAAAATCTGCGGCCTGACGCTTGTTCCCCATACGCGGCGCAACCCCATGATGACCACGACATACGGCGTCGGCGAAACCATCCGTCACGCCATGGGCCGGCGGGCCAAAACGATTTACGTAGGCCTGGGCGGCTCCGCCACGCAAGACGGCGGGGCGGGATTAGCCCAGGCTCTGGGCGCCAAGCTTCTCGACAAACACGGCAAACCCATCGGATTGGGGTGCGCTTGGCTCGGCGCTCTGGATAAAATCATCGCCGCCAAGCTGGACCCCCGGCTCAAAAAAATTCCGGTCATCGCCCTAAGCGACGTCACCAACGTCCTGCTCGGCCCGCAAGGAACGGCTCACGTTTACGCGCCCCAAAAAGGCGCAACGCCGGAGCAAGTGGGGCAAATTGAAGCCAACCTCAGCCATTTCGCCAAAATCATCGAACGCGACTTGGACTTAAAGATCGTCGATATCCCCGGCGCCGGCGCCGCCGGAGGCATGGGCGCGGGATTAGCCGCCTTTTGCCGATCCAAAATATTGCCGGGAACCCAGGCGTTGGCCGACACCCTAAGCCTCAAGAAATTGTTCGCCTCCGCAGACATGATTGTCGTAGGCGAAGGCCGGCTGGATGAACAGACCTTGCTCTACGGCAAAGCCCCGAGCGTTCTGGCTGCCATGGGGAAAGCGGCCGGCAAAAAAGTATGCGGGATTTTCGGACAGATTCGCCAAGCTCAAGGCGACCCGTCGGCCAGACTGGGCTTGGATGCCTGGCAAAGCCTGGAATCATTGTCAGGCAGTCCGGAGGCGGCCATCAAAAATCCGGCTCACTGGATCGCTAAAGCGGCCGAAGCGCTGGCTAATTCCATGTCCCCGGCGGCCATCGGCAGCCGTTCTTAG
- a CDS encoding response regulator transcription factor encodes MANGKKILVVDDDDSICELLKFVLEREGLAVVIARDGEEALRMADAEMPDLILLDLMLPRYGGFEVLRQLQKPGTGKIPIIVFTGRYTDRSTQELIRGESNVIDFVEKPLNTAALSTRIHSILKTSPPAR; translated from the coding sequence GTGGCGAACGGAAAGAAAATTCTCGTCGTTGACGATGACGATTCGATTTGCGAACTGCTCAAATTCGTTCTTGAAAGGGAAGGGCTCGCCGTCGTCATCGCCAGGGATGGAGAGGAAGCCCTGCGCATGGCCGACGCCGAAATGCCCGATCTTATTTTGCTCGACTTGATGCTGCCGCGCTACGGCGGCTTCGAAGTGTTGAGGCAATTGCAGAAACCCGGGACCGGAAAAATACCGATCATCGTTTTCACCGGCCGCTATACGGACCGGTCGACTCAGGAGTTGATCCGCGGAGAGTCGAACGTCATTGATTTTGTGGAAAAACCGCTCAATACGGCCGCTTTATCCACGCGCATTCATTCGATTTTGAAAACCTCCCCGCCCGCGCGCTGA
- the sucC gene encoding ADP-forming succinate--CoA ligase subunit beta, producing MNLFEYQAKDILAAGGIPVPRSVVVKTPRDLAKIKDGLFRSGYVVKAQVAAGGRGKAGGVKLVKTAKEARVAAKALLGSMLTTHQTGGAGVKVESVLVAEKASIVKEYYLAIVLSRKRGQPVFLLSASGGMEIEEVAETNPSALIEVPIDPWLKAQSHHLRPAISVLGLTPDQANELIALARKLAVIYLSRDLFMLEINPLALTPKGFLAIDAKISFDENALFRQADNNSLAVSNEVLLGRLEKKAKKLGVAYVPVDGSIGCLVNGAGLAMATMDLIAGHGQRPANFLDVGGGANRDQVQGAFELLLADKKLKAILVNIFGGIMRCDLIAEALIEADKRVKLSVPLVARLLGNNVDQARSILAQAKLADVEVHGDLETAVRCVCAKVAGSGGADGYSGR from the coding sequence ATGAATTTGTTTGAGTATCAGGCCAAGGACATTCTAGCGGCCGGGGGCATTCCCGTGCCGCGCTCCGTCGTCGTTAAAACGCCGCGCGACTTGGCCAAGATAAAAGACGGCCTGTTTCGTTCGGGCTATGTGGTCAAGGCTCAGGTGGCGGCCGGGGGCCGCGGCAAGGCCGGCGGCGTGAAGCTGGTGAAGACCGCCAAAGAAGCCCGCGTCGCGGCTAAAGCGCTTTTAGGCTCGATGTTGACGACGCATCAAACCGGGGGCGCCGGCGTTAAAGTCGAAAGCGTGCTGGTTGCGGAAAAAGCGTCCATCGTCAAGGAATATTATCTGGCGATCGTTTTAAGCCGCAAGCGCGGCCAGCCTGTTTTTTTGCTGTCCGCGTCCGGGGGCATGGAGATTGAAGAGGTTGCGGAGACAAATCCATCGGCGTTGATCGAGGTTCCGATCGACCCTTGGCTTAAGGCGCAAAGCCACCATTTGCGTCCGGCAATATCGGTTTTGGGTTTAACGCCCGATCAGGCGAATGAACTGATCGCATTGGCGCGCAAGCTGGCCGTTATCTATCTGTCCCGGGACTTGTTCATGCTTGAGATTAATCCTTTGGCGTTGACCCCAAAGGGGTTTTTGGCCATTGATGCCAAGATCAGTTTTGATGAAAACGCCTTGTTCCGTCAGGCGGACAATAATTCTTTGGCCGTGTCCAACGAGGTCTTGTTAGGGCGTTTGGAGAAAAAGGCCAAAAAATTGGGCGTGGCTTACGTGCCGGTGGACGGCTCGATCGGATGTTTGGTCAACGGCGCCGGTCTGGCCATGGCCACCATGGATTTGATCGCCGGGCACGGGCAGCGTCCGGCCAATTTCCTTGACGTGGGCGGCGGCGCCAACCGCGACCAGGTGCAAGGCGCCTTTGAGCTGTTGTTGGCGGATAAGAAGCTTAAGGCGATTCTCGTCAATATTTTTGGCGGCATTATGCGCTGCGATTTAATCGCGGAGGCGTTGATTGAAGCCGATAAGCGGGTAAAATTATCGGTGCCTCTGGTGGCCCGCTTGTTGGGAAATAACGTTGATCAAGCCCGTTCGATTTTGGCGCAGGCCAAGCTCGCCGACGTCGAGGTTCACGGCGATCTCGAAACCGCGGTGCGTTGCGTTTGCGCGAAGGTCGCCGGTTCCGGAGGGGCGGATGGCTATTCTGGCCGATAA
- the sucD gene encoding succinate--CoA ligase subunit alpha — protein MAILADKNSRVLVQGMTGKTGALHTEISIKSGTNVVAGVSPGKGGRVFLDRPVFDTVAEAARAAGPFDASVIFVPAPGAFEAMCEAIEAQISLITVITDGVPIGDMVKIKKILQGKNISLIGPNCPGLLVPGQARLGIIPGQVTPPGPIGVVSRSGTLTYEAAHQLASAGLGVSTVVGIGGDPVIGTDFVRILDLFDKDPETEAILLIGEIGGSAEEEAARYWAGALGRKKPLFSFIAGKTAPKGKRMGHAGAIMEGSRDSASAKSEILKSLGVTMIDSLTSIGRGIQAGFGSKALKSGQAV, from the coding sequence ATGGCTATTCTGGCCGATAAAAACAGCCGGGTTCTCGTCCAGGGGATGACCGGGAAAACGGGCGCTTTACATACGGAAATTTCTATCAAATCCGGCACCAATGTGGTCGCCGGCGTAAGCCCGGGGAAAGGCGGCCGGGTGTTTTTGGACCGGCCGGTTTTCGATACCGTGGCCGAGGCGGCGCGCGCCGCCGGCCCTTTTGACGCGAGCGTGATTTTTGTCCCCGCCCCGGGCGCCTTTGAAGCCATGTGTGAAGCCATTGAGGCTCAGATCAGCCTCATTACCGTAATCACCGACGGTGTTCCTATCGGCGATATGGTCAAGATCAAAAAAATTCTTCAGGGGAAGAACATCAGCTTGATCGGCCCTAATTGTCCCGGATTGCTGGTTCCCGGCCAGGCCCGTTTAGGCATTATTCCCGGGCAGGTTACCCCCCCGGGACCCATCGGCGTGGTTTCGCGTTCCGGAACATTAACTTATGAGGCGGCGCATCAATTGGCTTCGGCTGGGTTGGGCGTGTCCACGGTGGTCGGCATCGGCGGTGATCCGGTGATCGGGACGGATTTCGTGAGGATTCTCGATTTGTTTGACAAGGATCCAGAAACAGAAGCGATTTTATTGATCGGAGAAATCGGGGGATCCGCTGAAGAGGAGGCGGCGCGGTATTGGGCTGGAGCCTTGGGCCGTAAAAAGCCGCTATTCTCCTTTATTGCGGGGAAAACGGCGCCCAAAGGCAAAAGAATGGGCCATGCCGGCGCTATCATGGAAGGCAGCCGGGATTCCGCTTCAGCCAAGTCGGAAATTTTGAAGAGTTTGGGCGTGACCATGATCGACAGTTTGACTTCCATCGGTCGCGGCATCCAAGCCGGGTTCGGCTCCAAGGCGTTGAAGTCCGGCCAAGCCGTTTAA
- a CDS encoding adenylate/guanylate cyclase domain-containing protein: MPLSAFIRRLSAKAPRPEKAKAGAGGAKGPRARWLVAAPIIFSVCFLDITGFLRTLEYNYVDFLFTTRLAFWGVGPVDSRLAAAVMDEKSMAEIGAIPWPRSVYADLVKKLMKHGAEMVVFDVLFIEPDKRHPEEDVQLVAVTRRWKKRVIHCFYETIEASPNGLITVQQLMPFDALKEAGMRIAFVDTDRIKGKDLEKAGDLDGTVRRAFLAKQLASGDYSLSLGAEVFAALKGLTPQEFVGRYPDEIHVNFPGIFKTLTQGGKIIPKDPYPKIPIADIVADRLSDKARQALKGAVVFVASVATGYYDHYPTPYDPVTPGVSLHLYALNNLLLGNYLRVWPGLLTILLTISSGFLLAVALERYSAVFSFGVLAAMLAGMFGFSLYLFVYKNVIFHVLLPGVTSLLVSVGVTLYRVAVEEKEKRWIRNTFSQYLSPKVVSLLVENPEALRLGGDKRLMTVLFLDIEGFTTISEKLSPEDLTKLLNKYLTSFTDIILKNDGVVDKFIGDAVMAFWNAPFDQSQHPLSACLAALEMKESVARMTVSEVVPIKIRIGLHTGFMIVGNMGSSARFNYTVVGDSVNFASRLEGANKFFKTSILISESVYEVVKAEVVVRDLGKIRVVGKETPVGIYELLGRKNGKVPLEEALPIWERAMAALKQNDAASAKNAFWEYMKLHPKDPAAERYLKLLDLGVKENFVINLTEK; encoded by the coding sequence GTGCCACTGAGTGCGTTTATTCGGCGCCTGAGCGCAAAGGCGCCGCGCCCGGAGAAGGCCAAGGCCGGAGCCGGAGGCGCCAAGGGTCCGCGGGCGCGCTGGCTGGTTGCGGCGCCCATTATTTTTTCCGTTTGCTTCCTGGATATCACCGGCTTTCTCAGAACCCTGGAATACAATTATGTGGATTTCCTGTTCACCACGCGTTTGGCTTTTTGGGGGGTGGGCCCGGTTGACAGCCGCCTGGCCGCCGCTGTGATGGATGAGAAGTCCATGGCGGAGATCGGCGCCATCCCTTGGCCAAGAAGCGTTTACGCCGATCTCGTTAAAAAGTTGATGAAGCACGGCGCCGAGATGGTGGTTTTTGATGTGTTGTTCATTGAGCCGGACAAGCGCCATCCGGAAGAAGATGTGCAATTGGTGGCGGTTACGCGGCGGTGGAAAAAACGGGTTATTCATTGTTTTTACGAGACGATCGAGGCGAGCCCAAACGGTTTGATTACCGTTCAACAATTAATGCCTTTTGACGCCTTGAAAGAGGCCGGCATGAGGATTGCTTTTGTGGATACGGACAGAATTAAAGGCAAGGATCTTGAAAAAGCGGGGGATTTGGACGGCACGGTTCGCCGCGCGTTTTTGGCCAAGCAGCTCGCTTCGGGAGACTATTCATTGTCCCTGGGAGCCGAGGTTTTTGCCGCGCTTAAAGGGTTGACCCCGCAGGAATTCGTCGGCCGCTATCCGGATGAGATTCACGTCAATTTCCCCGGCATTTTTAAAACGTTGACTCAGGGCGGAAAAATTATCCCCAAGGACCCTTATCCCAAAATTCCGATTGCGGATATTGTGGCGGACCGCTTAAGCGATAAGGCCCGCCAAGCGTTAAAAGGAGCCGTTGTGTTCGTGGCTTCGGTGGCGACGGGATATTATGACCATTACCCGACTCCTTACGATCCGGTCACCCCGGGCGTTTCGCTGCATTTATACGCCTTGAATAATCTTTTATTGGGCAATTATTTAAGGGTTTGGCCGGGATTGCTGACGATTCTTTTGACGATTAGCAGCGGATTTCTTTTGGCCGTGGCGCTGGAGCGTTATTCGGCGGTTTTTAGTTTCGGCGTGTTGGCCGCCATGCTGGCCGGCATGTTTGGGTTCTCGCTTTATCTTTTTGTTTATAAAAATGTAATTTTTCATGTTCTTTTGCCCGGGGTGACCAGCTTGTTGGTTTCGGTCGGGGTGACGTTATACCGCGTCGCGGTCGAAGAAAAAGAGAAGCGTTGGATCCGCAACACATTCAGCCAGTACCTGTCCCCCAAAGTCGTTTCCTTGTTGGTGGAGAATCCGGAAGCCTTAAGGCTCGGCGGCGATAAGCGCCTGATGACGGTTTTGTTCTTGGATATCGAGGGGTTCACCACGATTTCGGAGAAGCTTTCCCCGGAGGATTTGACCAAGCTGTTGAATAAATACCTGACGTCGTTTACGGATATTATTCTCAAGAATGACGGTGTGGTTGATAAATTCATCGGCGACGCGGTGATGGCTTTTTGGAACGCGCCGTTCGATCAATCCCAGCATCCGTTGTCCGCCTGCCTGGCGGCTTTGGAAATGAAAGAAAGCGTGGCCAGGATGACGGTTTCGGAGGTTGTTCCCATCAAGATCAGGATCGGCCTTCACACAGGATTCATGATTGTGGGCAATATGGGTTCATCGGCGCGGTTCAATTATACGGTGGTCGGCGATAGCGTTAATTTTGCCAGCCGGCTGGAAGGCGCTAATAAATTTTTCAAGACTTCGATTTTAATATCCGAATCCGTCTATGAGGTGGTCAAAGCGGAGGTGGTGGTCAGGGATTTGGGTAAAATCCGTGTAGTCGGCAAGGAAACCCCGGTCGGGATTTATGAGCTGTTGGGCCGTAAAAACGGCAAGGTGCCTCTGGAAGAGGCTCTCCCCATCTGGGAACGGGCTATGGCCGCCTTAAAGCAAAACGACGCCGCCTCGGCCAAAAACGCTTTTTGGGAGTACATGAAGCTTCACCCCAAGGACCCGGCCGCTGAACGGTACTTGAAGCTGTTGGATTTGGGCGTGAAGGAAAATTTTGTGATTAATTTAACGGAGAAATAA
- a CDS encoding DUF3307 domain-containing protein produces MAIFWRLVFGHFLADFTLQTNFINEWKRTSNVGMIVHCLTHPVCYIILTYPYLFDVWITVAGVPIHGLLAISIITATHYLEDIWRVNTIKKYNTPDSTLYLIWDQVVHLSVIFIFFGTSPDGAMERIVPEQWPVIGTLIVIATHFSVVLVYFLEKDFFNRDYPDVAEKYVAIGERLLAFLAAAFIGDLRLALAVVLAALLLPRITALSLKRPVGAPPNFSWAAGSLLAVAAGLAGRMIL; encoded by the coding sequence GTGGCGATTTTTTGGCGGCTGGTGTTCGGGCATTTTTTAGCGGATTTTACGCTGCAGACGAATTTCATCAACGAATGGAAACGCACCTCGAACGTGGGCATGATCGTCCATTGCCTGACGCATCCCGTTTGCTACATCATCCTGACCTATCCTTATTTGTTCGACGTTTGGATAACCGTCGCGGGCGTGCCTATCCACGGCCTTCTCGCCATCTCCATCATCACGGCCACCCACTACCTGGAAGATATCTGGCGCGTAAACACCATTAAAAAATACAACACCCCGGACAGCACCCTTTATTTAATTTGGGATCAGGTGGTGCATTTGTCCGTTATTTTTATTTTTTTCGGGACAAGCCCGGACGGCGCCATGGAGCGCATCGTGCCCGAGCAGTGGCCCGTCATCGGGACGTTGATCGTGATCGCCACTCATTTCTCCGTGGTGTTGGTGTATTTTCTCGAGAAAGATTTTTTTAACCGCGACTATCCTGATGTCGCGGAAAAATATGTAGCCATCGGAGAGCGGCTCTTAGCTTTTTTGGCTGCGGCGTTTATCGGCGATCTTCGTCTGGCTTTAGCCGTGGTGCTGGCCGCGCTGTTGCTGCCGAGAATCACGGCTTTGTCCCTCAAGCGCCCGGTGGGCGCGCCGCCTAATTTTTCCTGGGCCGCCGGCTCTTTGTTGGCCGTGGCCGCCGGACTAGCCGGCCGGATGATTCTTTAG
- a CDS encoding SurA N-terminal domain-containing protein, translating to MRFIRKHKELMLLITLGFFFLSILGVSSYVFIGADARSLAAKIGSSKIERKVFDINYRQALQGLEASRPDLEMTAEVEQAVENDVMRELIIRELFSIESRAWGLKTTDGEVAQDIARHPLFQTEGRFDPNKYYQFALRSLGILPKEFEAERFKEITNVKFRSLVSWVFPPTPQEVEWLYKIERPTATAQTYLKEQDAFAQKIQSESAVSTLNLLLNQIAQKHPVKTYPGSQANQ from the coding sequence GTGCGTTTCATCAGGAAACACAAAGAATTGATGCTGTTGATTACGCTGGGCTTTTTCTTTTTAAGCATCCTCGGCGTCTCCAGCTACGTGTTTATCGGCGCGGATGCCAGAAGCTTGGCGGCCAAAATCGGCTCCTCAAAAATCGAACGTAAAGTGTTCGACATCAACTACCGTCAAGCCCTTCAGGGGTTGGAAGCCTCGCGGCCGGACCTGGAAATGACGGCCGAAGTCGAGCAGGCCGTGGAAAACGACGTCATGCGGGAACTGATCATCCGCGAGTTGTTCTCCATCGAATCGCGCGCCTGGGGATTAAAAACAACGGACGGCGAAGTGGCCCAGGATATCGCCCGGCACCCTCTCTTTCAAACAGAAGGGCGCTTTGATCCCAATAAGTATTATCAATTCGCTTTGCGCAGTCTGGGTATTCTGCCCAAAGAATTCGAAGCGGAACGGTTCAAAGAAATCACCAATGTCAAATTCCGAAGCCTTGTTTCCTGGGTTTTCCCGCCGACGCCGCAAGAAGTGGAATGGCTGTACAAAATCGAACGGCCGACGGCAACCGCGCAAACTTACCTAAAAGAACAGGACGCCTTCGCTCAAAAAATTCAGTCCGAATCCGCGGTATCGACGCTGAATCTTCTCTTGAATCAGATCGCCCAAAAACACCCGGTCAAAACCTACCCGGGTTCGCAAGCCAATCAATAA
- a CDS encoding polymer-forming cytoskeletal protein — MFGKVSQALGGDDKIRSIIASETFVQGTIRTHGSLIVDGKVEGSIYDANHVVIGEAGQVQGDISAETVIVGGKVVGNIQAVKLVQVLTHGQVIGDIRTKSLHIEDGAVFDGTCTMNVDSMPSDAEASVSEPPKKGRLISPLK; from the coding sequence ATGTTCGGTAAAGTTTCCCAGGCTTTAGGCGGCGACGATAAAATTAGATCCATCATCGCCTCGGAGACATTCGTTCAGGGGACAATCCGCACGCACGGCTCCCTCATCGTCGACGGCAAGGTGGAAGGCAGCATTTACGACGCCAACCACGTGGTCATCGGCGAAGCGGGGCAGGTTCAAGGCGACATTTCCGCGGAAACCGTGATCGTCGGCGGCAAAGTCGTCGGCAATATCCAAGCCGTCAAATTGGTTCAGGTCCTCACCCACGGCCAAGTCATCGGCGATATCCGGACGAAATCCCTTCACATCGAAGACGGCGCTGTTTTCGACGGAACCTGCACCATGAACGTCGACTCGATGCCGTCGGACGCCGAGGCGTCCGTGAGCGAGCCCCCGAAAAAAGGCCGTCTCATCTCTCCTTTGAAATAG
- a CDS encoding M23 family metallopeptidase, which yields MRLFYFLKKVFAYRYTVLIAPHHGASRTRSFSIGLPGIVSALTAWTLVTAAGLGFFVNGAALWGSWAESHIYKARVKVLAQEVARMREMARGMAFLESDLKYLMAKDNLGDEKNPVGPHWAHQISAPGKSKDTLADLMAGKITHSMLTRMQQERRAYTMEASRLLTEAGLSLVTRFDELNQRRSIPSDWPTIGALTSRFGTRFSPFDHEASLSNENHRGVDIANAEGTPIRAAASGIVRRAEWVNGYGRTVVLDHGFGYSTLYGHTSKIIISQGQFVERGDIIAYMGTTGRSTGSHLHFEVWEHGRPINPLRVVRINGLNADAEEKLAKSPESTIVLFPSGMGGGNP from the coding sequence ATGCGGTTATTTTACTTCCTTAAAAAGGTCTTCGCCTACCGATACACGGTGCTGATCGCTCCACACCATGGAGCGAGCCGCACCAGAAGCTTCAGTATCGGCTTGCCCGGCATCGTCAGCGCTCTAACCGCGTGGACTCTGGTGACGGCCGCCGGCTTGGGATTTTTCGTCAACGGAGCCGCGCTTTGGGGCTCCTGGGCTGAAAGCCATATCTACAAAGCCAGGGTCAAAGTGCTGGCTCAAGAAGTGGCGCGGATGCGGGAAATGGCGCGCGGCATGGCTTTTCTGGAATCCGATTTGAAATACCTGATGGCCAAGGATAATCTCGGCGATGAAAAGAATCCTGTTGGGCCCCACTGGGCGCACCAGATCAGCGCTCCAGGCAAAAGCAAAGACACCCTGGCCGATCTGATGGCGGGCAAAATCACGCACAGCATGCTCACGCGCATGCAGCAGGAGCGCCGCGCCTACACCATGGAGGCGTCCCGGCTGCTGACCGAAGCCGGATTAAGCCTGGTCACGCGTTTTGACGAATTGAATCAACGCCGATCGATCCCTTCCGATTGGCCGACCATCGGCGCCTTAACCTCGCGTTTCGGCACTCGATTCAGCCCTTTCGATCACGAAGCCTCTCTCTCCAATGAAAACCACAGAGGGGTGGATATCGCCAATGCCGAGGGCACGCCGATCAGGGCCGCAGCCTCGGGCATCGTGCGGCGGGCGGAATGGGTCAACGGCTACGGCCGGACCGTTGTCCTGGATCATGGATTCGGCTATTCGACGCTGTACGGACACACGTCCAAAATCATTATTTCCCAAGGACAATTCGTCGAACGCGGCGATATCATCGCTTACATGGGGACCACGGGCCGCTCCACCGGAAGCCACCTGCATTTCGAAGTTTGGGAGCACGGGCGGCCGATCAATCCGTTGCGCGTGGTCCGAATCAATGGTTTGAACGCGGACGCCGAAGAAAAACTGGCCAAATCCCCGGAATCAACCATCGTGCTGTTCCCGTCCGGCATGGGCGGCGGCAATCCCTAA